A genomic region of Solanum dulcamara chromosome 2, daSolDulc1.2, whole genome shotgun sequence contains the following coding sequences:
- the LOC129872377 gene encoding putative B3 domain-containing protein At5g66980 yields the protein MEKGFFKVFIPEISTKRLKLSPGYIDYKNRMLPRNVSLRDRFGNMWPIGGTKSGKHIYFEHGWEKFIEDNIVEFGDFIIFDYDGTRIFDFKLLGRTGCVKKGDGGLKFSMKEEDEKEMNVDHQKSMELKENTWARDSTSSSSSNDSDEDNMVEEEDNRDEDYEETKKVPPSNCIHLEEEEEQEEGAEGEEIEKGIMFKMEIFGREKR from the exons ATGGAAAAGGGCTTCTTCAAAGTTTTCATCCCAGAAATCAGTACAAAACGACTT AAACTTTCCCCAGGATATATTGATTACAAGAATAGAATGCTACCTAGGAATGTTTCCCTTAGGGATAGGTTTGGAAATATGTGGCCTATAGGAGGAACCAAATCaggaaaacatatttattttgaacatgGATGGGAGAAATTCATTGAGGATAACATCGTAGAGTTTGGAGACTTCATTATTTTTGACTATGATGGAACTAGAATTTTTGACTTTAAACTACTTGGAAGAACTGGATGTGTAAAGAAAGGAGATGGAGGTTTAAAATTTTCTATGAAGGAGGAGGACGAGAAAGAAATGAATGTTGACCATCAAAAGAGTATGGAGTTAAAGGAGAATACTTGGGCTAGAGATAGCACTAGCAGTTCATCTTCTAATGATAGTGATGAGGATAACATggtagaagaagaagataatcgGGACGAGGATTATGAAGAAACAAAAAAGGTGCCACCTTCAAATTGCATCCATctggaagaggaagaagaacaagaggaGGGGGCAGAGGGAGAAGAGATTGAAAAAGGCATCATGTTCAAAATGGAGatatttggaagagaaaaaagaTGA